The following DNA comes from Triticum aestivum cultivar Chinese Spring chromosome 3D, IWGSC CS RefSeq v2.1, whole genome shotgun sequence.
GAAAGCCCAGCGACGGCCAGGAGTTGTGGCGTGCGTATGGGGCGCATGCGGCCCTGATCTGGTGCGCATCAGCATGGCTTGATGGCCAGAGGCGGGTGCATGCGGCGTCCTTCTATCGTGCGGACCGCAAGGGTGctctagcgggggggggggggggggggcctcgaCCTGGCTTGAAGGCGTGGCGCGGAGGATTTGGCGTCTTCGGTCGTCGGCGTGCTCGCGCATCGATGCGTCCAGTGCAGGCTACGCTAGTCACCGCAGTGGTCGTCAGCCACGGGTGGCACTCCACTGCTTCCTTGCTGTCACGGTGCTCGTCGGGGCACGGCAGCGATTTACGTCCGGTGGCTCTTCTCCTAGTCGACCGTGGATGGATCTGGCTTGGAGGCTTTTGTTTTGGCCGCCGGTGGCCTCTGCGAGGTGCATTTGGCAACATTGTGTCTCTTCTTCAACAGGTTAGTCCTTGGTTGGTGGTCTTGCCAACACCGGTGTGGGTCGTTGAGGGTGTGTTTGGGAGCTCGGGTGAAAACCCTGTCTCAGCCTATGGCCTACAACCAGCGATTGCAACGTCAGCGGGTGTCGTGGACCTTCTGAGAGGCATCGCTGCTCTGTCGCCTCACCCCTGACCCACAGGCTGGCCGTTGCAGCTTTAGGGGAAGCCTTAGATCTGTGTGATGGGACGAAGACGGCGCCTTGGTGTCGTTCTCCCTCTTGAGGGCTCTCTGGAGCGAGGCATTGGCAAGAGGTACCGATGGAAGATGGTGGTGTTGGCGTCAAGGCTTCTGTAGTAACGATGGTGAAGACGAGTGAAGTCGGAGGCATGGCAATGGTTGCGGTAACCGGCTCTTCTCCAGCGTGTCCGTGGGATTACCTCAGGTTGTTTTGTTGCGGTGAAGTCGGAactgcggcggcggggccctgtGGTAACGATGACAGGCAGCAGGTGGTCATCCGCGACGCCAGTCGTGCATAGTCCTCCTTTGGAGCTCTCCATTAGAGTCGGGGCTGTGTTGCCCTCAATGCGGGTGGCTAGCACAGGTCTTCTTGTGCTTCCGCACAGCCTCTACGGTAACGGTTGGGTCGATGTTCATCTTTGGCGAAGTCAGAGTAGgagtttagggggggggggggggggtgatgacgCCTATTGAGGAGAAGAGATGAGGATAACGCACGGGTGTATATTGACAAGGCCCtctttattgaggtgtgtgtgtgtgtggtttctTGTGTGCTGATCAGCGGATTGTGGCCATTTTAGCCCGGTTTTTCATTAATTAACCGAGCAACTCTCTTCtacttaattaatggatgaggcaaatcttttgcctcagTGTCGGAAAAAAAAATAGACAAAGATGAAGGTAGTCTCACTGCCAGAATAATGCTACTCATAGGATAAATTTGAAAATGACACTAGCATAAAGTGGCACGTAAGTGTTAACCCTTCTACATGACTAGGTGTATTGATTTTCTCCGGGGCAGAGGTCAAGTCAAGCTGGGATCAGAGCAGGAATTGAGTCAAGGAAAAGCCAACTAGTAGCTGGGAAAAGGATCTTGTTTCCGGGAATTCCTGGTTTGAGGATATGCCTCTTATTACCAAAAATCTGTTGTATCAAAAGATTATATCGAAACTTCGTGACAAGATTTGATAATGTACCTTATGTTTGTTTCTAACTAGTAGCTGCAACAGATGCTCATTTCACCTGAAGTTATGCTATTATCAACGTTGTATGCTGAAAATGTTTCCTGCCATGTTACCTGTGTTTTTGTAGTGTTCTGGGCCGTTATTCAATAGCAGATCGGGCTGGAGAGGCCATCAAAATGACAAGATCCTTCCATGACCATTGTCCCGGTGAAGCTCAGGAGTCTGTCGAAAATATTATTCTTGACCTGTACAAGTTATCTCAGTCCTGTAAAAGAATTATGCATATAAGCTTACTTTCTGCCGAAGCCAGTTTTACGGTTTCATTATACTAGTAGACAATGAACAAGTTCAGTACATTGGCGCAATCCCATGTGAAAAAGTCATGAGCTAATAATTAACCCACAATGGAGTTTTGCATGAATATTTAACCAAGTTTTTTTTCCCTGATACAAATCATATGTTCACCCAGAAATGCAGTAGGACAAAAGAGCAGATTGAAATGCTGACAGTCTAAGTCTCTGCAAACACCATTCTGCGCCTATATGCAGGCTGAGAACTATGAGGAAGCTGAAATGCTCTACAGGTAAATATCTTTGTTTGGGATGGACCTACGTACAAAGCAGATATATATGAATTTGGCTACACATGGTTTGTATTATTCTCTTGAAATTCTCAATCCTATGTTGGTGTTATTTGTAAGAAGACCTGagtaaatagtatagccaacattaTGTTTCTCTCAGTCCGCATCAAGGATGCTGACAGTAATGACTGTTCTCAGCAGTCTGCACTGATAAATGATGATACAAGTACAAGTGAATTgctacctccgtctcggtgaataagtcattcgtgtagttctaggtcgacgatttaactatctaaacatgtattatatgtgacaaaaaatatatatttagaaactacatccgtgtagaaatctagtgatatacttttcatgacatataacacatatttaattcctcaaatcgatgacctagaactacgcgaacgacttattcacctagacggaggtagtattaTTTTTCTGTCAAAACCTCAGGCAATGTTTACAGGGAAGCCCTTGCTATAGTAGTTGATTAAAGAGTGTATTCAGCCATCTGCATGACTTAGATTGGAAAGGTAGCTCAAGCTATACCTTACAACTGCAAGGATGAAAACCATGTCACATTTTTTGCCCAGGCTACTGAAGTGCTTAGGGAGCTTGATTTACAAACATGCCCTTTCCCATAACTCAGATATACCGACGTGGAGAACCTTGAATATCTACATCCATAAATACTCTCTAATCCTACAAATGAACTGAATTACGAGGAATCACTAATTTCAGTTCCGGCGAATATGGAGAGAAGAATCAACAATGTCTGGAGAACCATAATCTTTCTAGACTGAAGCAGCTAGTTAAAAAGAACAGACCAGATATCAGCACATGAGTCAAGTTCAGACTCCTAGCTCAGCTGAATGGTTGTCAAACCATGATGGCGCCAAAGATGCCAAGAATCATATGCAAGACAAATGTGGGCTAAAAACACTACTGTGCAAGGTGAGAGCAGGAAGCATGCAAGTGAGCAGAGGGACAGAACACCATTACTCTCAAGAAAGCAGCAGCCTGAAAACCCTGGTTAGGGATGTTCGGCTACAGAATACATCAGCAGTTTTTTTTAGGGAATGCACATCACCAGGTTCATGGAGATGCAATGTTTCCAGAATCTCGACAGACTACAACACAAACCGGAAATTTGTCAGGACCGCTCCAGCATGGAAGTGGCAGAAAACTCAAGATCAAAGCAATCGAGTCTGCCAAAGTCTTAACACTGTTTATCTCAGTGAGAAAGCTCAAGGCACGGAGCAAACACCATGGAGCAGCAGTGCAGCTCAGCGTTCACTTTTCCactgtcatgtactccctccgtcccaaaatacttgtcatcaaaatagacaaaaagggatgtatctagaatcaaaatacatctagatacatccccttttattcattttgatgacaagtatttccggacggagggagtatcatttgcTGACAATGGAAACTCTCGGGGTGCTAGTCACACGAAGGCCACCAACCGCTGGTTTAGAACGCGGCGAGCACAATACAATGGAGGCTGCAGAACCACCTGCAGGTCTTCCAGGAAATCACAAATGAGATGAACCAAAATGCTGCATAGCTAGATCTATATTCCCCACTCACTGTTGATGGAAGTTCTTACCAGTAAGTAGTGGTTGTTGTTCCCCACCAGAGATGAGACTAGTACGTAGTTCGTAGTTTTTCCTTCCTGGATTTGTTTCTGAGAAGAGGCATTAGCATTGGAGTGTCAACAGCTCAAGGGGGATTAGTTACAACAATCATGTAGAGCTAAGGAACTTGCCAAACATTGTCAATACTTCATGTTCCTAACAAGTCCATGAATCATACTCTCTTCAGATCCAAACTCTGATCAGCTTACTTCATTTGAGCTAGTAATATGCTGTTATTTCTTGAGCTTTGTGAGGCAGATGGCCCAGCATTTATAGAAAACTATAAGTTGAGGAGAAAGTGTTAGGTGCAGTATTTCAGGCTTAATTGACGTGTAAGGGAATCACTGTGAGGTGTGGCAAATCGGGGAGACCAAGTATTAGCTTTTGGGAGAGACCAAAAAGCATACAGTTAGCTGCAGCCGGGAACCTATATGAGCACTTGTGCCACAGGCTGTGCTTTCAGTTATTTCTCTTCCAGTTGCGTTGGGCCATCCGTGCACTAATCAAGAAACCATTGCCAAAGAATCGTTATTAATGACTGAGTGGTCATATAAGTAATATCTTATACACACTGTGGTCAATGTCAGAAGACTCTAGAGACAGTGTAGTTCTGCTGGATAACTTGCAATGCACTTCTGCAAACTTCAAGTTCTTAAGATCCAGCTTAAATGACTACAACATACAGTGTTATATGACGTGGCATGAATGTCTACACATTTGCAATGTTAATCTTAATATTTGTTAACAAACTCAGAACCAAGCACAACACAGTGTTATATGACGTGGCACGAATGTCCATTACTCATACTTATTGGCCAAATAGCAGAAGGAACTACCCAAGTTGATTGCAGAGTAATGAGAAATACTAAAGGAGTTAAACACAGTAACATGGTATACATTAGTTAGACGAGATGCAGTCAAAACCATCTGAATAAATAAAGGTCATCCATTTCAGTACCTCATCAGAGAAACATAGCTTGCTATTATAGAAGTTGTACCCAGCGACATATAACAAAGATCAAACATGCTGAGATAATTGCTCTTTATCATGTCCTCTGTTCAGTGCAGGGAAAACAGGTGGCCACATCATCATAAAGGGAGAGATATGTATGCGGCCTATATGAACATTACCATGGTCATATGGTGCCTGCTCATACACCTTCTCAACCACCCTGCTCCTCAGATGAACATAAAGGACAACACCATATGTTGCATAATCCAAGAATACAAACTCGGCATTGTCCCCGACTGCAGCAACACGAAGAAAATCACCATCTTGTGGCATCAAAGTCTGATTTTGATCAGCAAAACGTGTGCATCCCTCACGGATACTGAATGTGTCCACCAGCAACCAACCAGctgcgccatggccggcaccggtcATCCCATTCAGCCACACACTGAGCTGAAATCCGGCTGCACTGACGAGATAAAGCCCGGAATCATCCGCACATGACAGCAGGTAACTGCGCCGCACTCCAACTGGGAGCTCGAGGGTGAAGAAGGTTGACGTGGCCAAATCAAGACCCAGGATGTACCCAGAGGTTCTCACCATGAAGACCTTGCCATGAACGGGCGGCAGCAATTCTTCCAGGAAGGTTGTGCCATGCGGGTGCTCTACCTCTATCACCGCGGTGCCAGGGACGCCCCATCCGCCGGATCCCAGGGCGTATATTTCGGCATAGACTTTTCGGCTGACCATCAAGAGATGCACCAAGGTGATGCCGTCGCGGGCCCCATCCTCTGGAAGGAACATCTGGGTGAATCTCGCTTGAGCGCGCTCATGGGTGGGCGGCGGTGCCGGTGGGAGGACGGTTGGGGCCTCCCCGGCGAGCAGCGGCGCCAGGAGATAGTGCTTGAATCTGCCGCCGCGTAGCTGGCGCCAGCGGCTGCGGaacgcggtgaggaggcggccgtTCCGGCAGTGGATGAGTCGCTCGGCTCCGCGGGCGAAGGCGCCGTCgcagggggaggccgggcggcgcgaGAGGGCGACCAGCTCCCGGGGCTGCGGGAGCGGCACGAACTGATACCGGCCGGGGTAGCCGGCGTAGAATCCGAGCAGGCGGGGCGGGTTGCGCTCGCGGAAGCGGCGGAGGAAGACCGGATCGGAGGCGTGGAGGAGCCACCGCTTGGAGACGAGGGCGGCGCGGACGAGGAGGTTGGGGAAGCCGAGGAAGAGGAGGATTTCGCGGAAGAGGTCGTCGTCGCCGAGCACCGACGCCACCGATGGGGCCGGGGCCGCCGGCGGCGGTCCATCGCCGTCCATGTTTTGGCCGCTCAGATTTGGGGGATTTTTCAGGAGGGGAGAGGACGGAGAGGGGTTTGGGCTTCGGAGGGGTTTATTTGGGATCAGGGTCTATTTTTTTTTGGAACAAATTTATCCAAATGATAAATGCCACACATGCGAAGCACTCCGGTATGATGTTTTTACCACTAAGGTTGTAAAAAATACAAATTGAAAAAACTGAAATTTGTCATCGAAAAGAAAATTGTCATAGTTGACAACTAAAATTATCATCGTTGCGTCACTAAACTTGCTATAAAACCATTCCAAATTGTCATGTGCTTGTGCCACGCGTGTGACACTTATCAGTGTCCCAAATTTATCATATGGGTCACAGTTACACTCTTTTTTTCTTCTATCAAAAAACTCAAGAAGAGTGCGGCTTTATAAATTAATAAAGCCATTAGCGGCCAAAAGTACGCCATTAATATAACCTTTTGAAATTAACACTCGCACGGGTTAATTTGATTTTGATCTCGTTTTATATGGCATGACATCGGCTGCTCTCTTTTACTAACTTAGCATCCCAATTAGCTTACTAAATTATGTAGCTGTGTTAACATTACATTGTTTGTTGAAATAACCACGAATCTTTGCCACCGCTCAGCAAAAGAATGGAGGAAGCCACCTAAAATTGCCTAGATTGTGGGATGTAAGACTGGCTCATTCTTCACTTTCTTTTTTTTACCATGCCTTGCACTCTATTTCTGAAAATATGCTTGGAACTACCATATGTGTAGCATTTAGGGGTAAATATGCGAGTGGAAGCTATCAAGTTGTAGAAATGTCACGACTAAgaatagggatggcaatgggtacccattacccgcgtaccctgtgggtaaaaaccctattaagGTAAGGGCATGGGACAAAAAATTACTCATGGATACTTAAATGGGAAAATATCATACTCATCGGGTAGAGAGGGTACGGGTATGGGATCGTATAACTCATGCCCGCGTACCCATGTACCCATCGTCTAAAATGTTGACA
Coding sequences within:
- the LOC123080512 gene encoding uncharacterized protein, encoding MDGDGPPPAAPAPSVASVLGDDDLFREILLFLGFPNLLVRAALVSKRWLLHASDPVFLRRFRERNPPRLLGFYAGYPGRYQFVPLPQPRELVALSRRPASPCDGAFARGAERLIHCRNGRLLTAFRSRWRQLRGGRFKHYLLAPLLAGEAPTVLPPAPPPTHERAQARFTQMFLPEDGARDGITLVHLLMVSRKVYAEIYALGSGGWGVPGTAVIEVEHPHGTTFLEELLPPVHGKVFMVRTSGYILGLDLATSTFFTLELPVGVRRSYLLSCADDSGLYLVSAAGFQLSVWLNGMTGAGHGAAGWLLVDTFSIREGCTRFADQNQTLMPQDGDFLRVAAVGDNAEFVFLDYATYGVVLYVHLRSRVVEKVYEQAPYDHGNVHIGRIHISPFMMMWPPVFPALNRGHDKEQLSQHV